One genomic window of Desulfobacterales bacterium includes the following:
- a CDS encoding AbrB/MazE/SpoVT family DNA-binding domain-containing protein: protein MGKQIHARDIKLVPIGNSKGIRIPKALLQKYGFNNSLLLEETEQGLLLRKKDDNKLSWEDTYKAMADEKEDWDDFNPTLLDGLENEDFGY, encoded by the coding sequence ATGGGAAAACAAATACATGCAAGAGACATTAAATTAGTCCCTATTGGAAATTCAAAAGGAATTCGCATACCCAAAGCGCTTCTTCAAAAATATGGCTTTAATAATTCCTTGTTGCTTGAAGAAACCGAGCAGGGACTGCTTCTTCGCAAGAAAGATGACAATAAACTTTCTTGGGAAGATACTTATAAGGCTATGGCTGATGAGAAGGAAGATTGGGATGATTTTAATCCAACGCTTCTCGATGGATTGGAGAATGAAGACTTTGGATATTAA
- a CDS encoding type II toxin-antitoxin system PemK/MazF family toxin: MKTLDIKRYEIYFADLNPTIGSEIQKIRPVVIISQDEMNKYLETVVICPLTSKLHPKWRSRLQIKCANTMAEIAVDQIRTISKLRLKKKIDQLPKLEAAQLRKLITDMYGE, translated from the coding sequence ATGAAGACTTTGGATATTAAAAGATACGAAATATATTTCGCTGATCTCAACCCGACTATAGGAAGCGAAATTCAAAAGATTCGTCCTGTTGTTATAATCAGCCAGGATGAAATGAATAAATATTTAGAAACCGTTGTCATTTGCCCTTTAACTTCAAAATTGCACCCGAAATGGAGAAGCCGCCTCCAGATTAAATGCGCGAATACCATGGCAGAAATAGCAGTTGACCAAATACGCACGATTAGCAAACTGAGATTAAAAAAGAAAATTGATCAGTTACCAAAGTTGGAAGCCGCTCAACTACGAAAACTGATAACCGATATGTACGGCGAATAA